The genomic segment AACCATCCATGCTCTTGTCATCGTTAACGATGCCCAAACTGGCGCACCCATAGCCGTGATAGAAGGGGGATACCTGACTGCCCTGCGCACCGGTGCTGCTTCAGGAGTAGCCACTCGTTTGCTGGCTCGCCCTGATGCCCGCGTAGTCGCCATCTTTGGTGCAGGAACACAGGGACGAACCCAGTTGGAAGGAGTCTGCGCGGTGCGCGATATCCAAGAGGTCTGGGTCTATGACCTCAATCCCCAGGCTGTCCAACGTTTCATCGCTGAGATGTCCACACGTGGTGGACACATCCCTTCTCACATCCGCACCGCCTCCTCGCCATATGAAGCGGTGCGCGAGGCTGACATCATCTGCACCGCCACCACGAGCAAAACTCCCCTCTTTGACGATGCCCATCTAAAACCCGGTGTGCATATCAACGGCATTGGTGCTTTTACCCCGGAGATGCAAGAGATTCCTGCTGCGACCGTCCAACGCGCACGGGTTATCGTGGATAACGTAGATGCCTGCCTGGCTGAAGCCGGCGATTTGATTATCCCTCTGAACCAGGGGCTGATCACTCGCGAGCATCTCGCCGCCGAGATCGGACAGGTGGCGGCGGGTATTCGCCCTGGTCGGACGGATCCCCAGCAGATTACCTTTTTCAAATCGGTGGGCAATGCGGTGCAGGACATTTCTGTGGCGCAACTGATCCTACAACGCGCCGCTGAATTAGGCCTGGGTATCGAGGTGGTGCTATAATGTACCTCGCTATATCCATTTCGCATCTCGAGGCCAAATGTGACACCTGGTAAAAAACCACCGCATCTATCAGGATTGATACCTGGTCTATTTATCGCAAGTCTCTGCCTTGAACGAAGCAGATCTGCATCATGGTCATCGCGGGGGAGACCGCTATTCAGCACAATGCTGTGCCAATGGATGCCAAACACTACAAATAGGGGTACAGAAAGATGCTGAACAATTCCAACCTCGCCTTCATCGGCAGCGGCATAATGGCTGAGGCCATGATCAAAGGAATCTTGACCCAGAAGTTGCTCTCGCCTGACCGCATCATCGCCAGCGGCCCGCGTGCAGAGCGTGGCCGTGAACTCCAGGAACGCTACGGCATAAGAGGAACCACTGCCAACCGAGAAGCCGCCGCACAAGCGGACATCGTTATTCTGTCGGTCAAACCCCAGGTTTTGCCCAAAGTCCTCGGAGAACTGCAAGGGCATATCCCACCCAGAAGCCTTGTGTTGTCCATCGTCGCGGGAGCCAGGATCAATACCATTCGGTGTGGGCTATCCCACGATGCCATTGTGCGTTCCATGCCCAATACTCCGGCGCAAGTAGGAGCGGGCATGACAGTCTGGACCGCCTCACAACAGGTCAGCGCAGAGCAGCGGGCTCAGGCACGATCCATCCTTGCTGCACTAGGCGAAGAACTGTATGTCGAAGATGAGGACTACTTGGATATGGCCACCGCCCTCAGTGGCACTGGCCCTGCTTATGTCTTCCTGTTCATGGAGGCGCTTATAGACGCCGGTGTGCACCTTGGCTTTTCGCGGCGTGTTGCTCAGCAACTCGTACAACAGACGGTCCTAGGCTCAGCGCT from the Chloroflexota bacterium genome contains:
- a CDS encoding pyrroline-5-carboxylate reductase, which codes for MLNNSNLAFIGSGIMAEAMIKGILTQKLLSPDRIIASGPRAERGRELQERYGIRGTTANREAAAQADIVILSVKPQVLPKVLGELQGHIPPRSLVLSIVAGARINTIRCGLSHDAIVRSMPNTPAQVGAGMTVWTASQQVSAEQRAQARSILAALGEELYVEDEDYLDMATALSGTGPAYVFLFMEALIDAGVHLGFSRRVAQQLVQQTVLGSALFAKMSQMHPAELRNMVTSPGGTSAEALYQLEKGGLRTVVSRAVWAAYQKSRILGGVNEA